From one Malus sylvestris chromosome 1, drMalSylv7.2, whole genome shotgun sequence genomic stretch:
- the LOC126633042 gene encoding uncharacterized protein LOC126633042, with product MQDRVKRVDELDMQVGQIVEFMAQIRDQSELSNSNIANSKAKSEIDEAITLEGDMKDEAVPEPSKHSPNMDELLLQVEEVEDDLGSLEEFLLQAPQIPMSSNSGEEVLNSLHSNIIPPNVFCPCRFLIPNIKESEKDIVEALPKVQSDIPILGAPKQVPDGIETFKEPCTPKKGIQENEVVEAYQEYIQEAVHETIKPKAVEFDDTGQATTIIVNLAKFKVPEMFKNVVFVIEFVSEKESGASVVGGASAVGGATEGGGIGG from the exons atgcaagaccgagtcaaaagagtggacgaattggatatgcaagttgggcagattgtggaattcatggcacagattcgagatcaaagtgaactttccaactcaaacattgcaaattcaaaggcaaaaagtgaaatcgatgaagccatcactttggaaggtgacatgaaggatgaagctgtcccagaaccatccaaacacagcccgaacatggatgaattgctgctgcaagTAGAAGAGGTggaggacgacctgggcagtttagaagaattcttgctgcaagctcctcaaatccctatgtcatccaactcaggtgaggaagttctaaattcacttcattctaacattattccaccgaatgtcttttgtccttgcaggtttttgattccaaatatcaaagagagtgaaaaagatattgtggaagctcttccaaaggtgcaaagtgatatcccaattcttggtgcaccaaaacaagttcccgatggtattgaaacgttcaaagaaccttgcacaccaaaaaaagggattcaagaaaatgaagtggttgaagcatatcaagaatacatccaagaggctgtgcatgagacaatcaagcccaaagcagttgagtttgatgacacgggacaagccacaaccatcatagtaaacctggccaagttcaaagtcccggaaatgttcaaaaatgtggtgtttgtcattgagtttgtgtcggaaaaagaaa gtggtgcttcagtagttggcggagcttcagcagtcggcggggccacggaaggaggaggtatcggaggttga